Part of the Bacteroidota bacterium genome, CCGTTTTCTCTTCCAGGCCCACCACGGTTCCATGCATTCCGCCGACGGTCACGATCTTGTCCCCTTTCTGCACGCTCTCGAGCAGTTTTTGCCGCTCCTTCTGCCGCTTCTGCTGCGGCCGGAGAATCAGAAAATAGAAAATCAGGATGATCAGCGAAAACATGATGACCGTGCTGAACATTCCTCCCCCGCCGCTGCCGCCCTGGGGAGCCATCAAGAATATTTGAGACGCGTTCAATCCACCCTCCGGTTAGTGATGAGTATTCATGAGTACATTGGCACTTCCTGCCGCAGGAGCTCCAGCCGCTCCTGTTTCCACGATCCGAATTTACCCTCCCGGATCGCCGACCGTGCGTTGCGCATCAGCCACTGGTAGAAAAAGAGATTGTGCAGCGTCGCGAGTCTCAGTCCAAGAATCTCCTTCACCTGGAAGAGATGGCGCAGGTACGCCCGCGTGAAATGGCCGCACGTGTAACATCCGCATTCGGGATCGACGGGCCCGCAGTCGAGACGGTACCGCGCGTTCGTGATATTCATCCCGCCGTGCGCTGTGAAGAGCATCGAGTTCCGGCCGTTGCGCGTCGGAAGGACGCAGTCGAACATGTCGACGCCCCGCTCGATCGCTTCGAGCAGGTTCTCCGGAGTTCCCACCCCCATGAGATACCGGGGCTTCTCCTCCGGCAATATCTGAGTGCAACAGGAAACGATTTCGTACATCACATCCGCCGGCTCGCCCACCGCCAGGCCTCCGATCGCGTATCCTTTGAAATCCATCCCGACCAACTCGCGGGCGGAATACTCGCGGATCGCGGGGTAGACGCTTCCCTGAACGATTGCAAAGAGAGTCTGCTCATGCCCGTGGACTGACGGTGCCTTTTCAAAATGCGAACGGCTCCTCGCCGCCCACCGCAAGGTGAGATCGTTCGACTTTTTCGCATATTCCGGCGGGCAGGGAAACGGGGTACATTCGTCCAGAACCATCATCAAATCCGTCCCGAGGTGGCGCTGGATGTCCACGACGCTCTCGGGGGTGAAGGAATGCGCCGATCCGTCCACCTGCGAGCGGAATTGCACCCCTTCCTCGCCGATCTTTCTCAAATCCGAAAGGCTGAACACCTGGTAGCCGCCGCTGTCGGTGAGAATCGGACGGTCCCAGCCGATGAACCGATGGAGCCCGCCCGACAGATCGATCACCTCCGTGCCCGGCCTGAGATAGAGATGATACGTGTTACAGAGGATCGTGGAAGCTCCGAGCTCAACCAGTTCGCGGGGAGAGACCGACTTGACGCTTCCCTGTGTTCCCACCGGCATGAAGCAGGGGGTTTCGATCTTGCCGTGGGCAGTTGTGATCGTTCCCGCGCGGGCACCGTGATCCCGACATTCGACGCTAAATTCCATTTATGTAAGAAGTTACAGATTTCCGGTTCCAAAAGCAACGCCGGATTATCGCGGGTAGCATCTCAATTTCACCAAACATGTCATCCTGAGGGAGCGTAGGGACCGAAGGATCTCGTCTTTCCAACCTTCGAGATCCTTCGCGGAGTTTACACTGAGCGAAGCGAATGTGCTCAGGATGACAAAATAAGACACTACCTTAGGGCGACGTCTCAACCTTTCTTCGCCTGTAGACGAGGTAGAGGATGAGCGCCGATAGCAAGCCTCCCGTCGCATCGGCGGTCGCGTCCCAAACATCGGTCGTGCGGCCCGGGACGAACGATTGATGGAGCTCATCGAGAACCCCGTACGCAGTCACGGCGCAGACGGTGAGGAGAGCCCTCCGCCAGTCGAATGAACTCCTCTGGATCCGTATCTCGAGCGCCCGGTAGACCAGGAGTCCGAACACCAGAAAAACCGAGGCATGGATGATTTTGTCGCTTATCTTGAGGACAATTCGGGGAAGTTTGGACGCAGGTATCGAAGATGCGGCAAAAATGACGAGCGCCCAAACGATCGCGGGAAGCTGATACCGGAGAAAATGTCGGGTCCGGGGACTCATCTCCCCTCGATCCCGAGGAATGCGCGGGGGAGATTGTCATAAATATCCATCGCCATGAGCCCCTTCTCTCCCACCATGGCTCCGGCCAGATCGCCGGCCCTTCCGTGCAGATAGACGCCGCTGTAGGCGGCCTCCGCGCTCCCCAGCCCCTGCGCCCAGAGTG contains:
- the tgt gene encoding tRNA guanosine(34) transglycosylase Tgt is translated as MEFSVECRDHGARAGTITTAHGKIETPCFMPVGTQGSVKSVSPRELVELGASTILCNTYHLYLRPGTEVIDLSGGLHRFIGWDRPILTDSGGYQVFSLSDLRKIGEEGVQFRSQVDGSAHSFTPESVVDIQRHLGTDLMMVLDECTPFPCPPEYAKKSNDLTLRWAARSRSHFEKAPSVHGHEQTLFAIVQGSVYPAIREYSARELVGMDFKGYAIGGLAVGEPADVMYEIVSCCTQILPEEKPRYLMGVGTPENLLEAIERGVDMFDCVLPTRNGRNSMLFTAHGGMNITNARYRLDCGPVDPECGCYTCGHFTRAYLRHLFQVKEILGLRLATLHNLFFYQWLMRNARSAIREGKFGSWKQERLELLRQEVPMYS
- a CDS encoding VanZ family protein — encoded protein: MSPRTRHFLRYQLPAIVWALVIFAASSIPASKLPRIVLKISDKIIHASVFLVFGLLVYRALEIRIQRSSFDWRRALLTVCAVTAYGVLDELHQSFVPGRTTDVWDATADATGGLLSALILYLVYRRRKVETSP
- the yajC gene encoding preprotein translocase subunit YajC yields the protein MNASQIFLMAPQGGSGGGGMFSTVIMFSLIILIFYFLILRPQQKRQKERQKLLESVQKGDKIVTVGGMHGTVVGLEEKTVLVQVAENVKLKFERTAVSSVTRASDSTGQDIAKR